In Dolichospermum flos-aquae CCAP 1403/13F, the following proteins share a genomic window:
- a CDS encoding serine hydrolase, producing the protein MSETSDKLIPISQRQPVQRRRRKRPVSKTGQKKVINQPAVSSPREAAALACINNHISSAPIPSGGRRPASRKMMPPGVKPVPTVKKNTQISPPGNVRLKTIPMEKPKIARKGSRKTRLKPMARTMLYALRLLIVGVGVGAIVGTLLSFLDPANRINSVMSVAQTTTSQKSSQSSNTSLYLAQEITPLKNSLQTLTTANSDLIPGVFLLDLDNGGYIDINSNISFAAASTIKIPILIAFFQDVDGGKIRLDEMLTLQKEMIVGGSGNMQYQPTGSKYTALDVATKMITISDNTATNMLVAKLGGQEALNGRFRSWGLITTMIRNPLPDLEGTNTTSPRELGNLISMVNQGNMVSMRSRDLILNIMSRTERDNLLPAGLGKGANAYHKTGDIGTMLADAGLIDVPTGKRYIAAIMVKRPNNDPRAAKLISSISSAAYQHFSQATVTPSNPTNNQPVTQPITPPISNYQPPVQPLIQQPIQPQLMNPAMPNGMVNNMPVGSYPPPVMTPQLTPQYYPQH; encoded by the coding sequence ATGTCAGAAACGAGTGACAAACTCATACCTATATCACAAAGGCAACCTGTACAGCGTCGCCGGCGTAAACGTCCAGTCTCCAAGACGGGACAGAAAAAAGTTATCAATCAGCCGGCAGTTTCTAGCCCAAGAGAAGCGGCAGCATTGGCTTGTATAAATAATCATATCAGTTCTGCGCCTATCCCGTCTGGGGGGCGAAGACCAGCATCACGGAAGATGATGCCCCCAGGTGTTAAACCCGTCCCTACGGTCAAGAAGAATACTCAAATTTCGCCACCGGGGAATGTGAGATTAAAGACGATACCCATGGAAAAGCCGAAAATAGCCAGAAAAGGATCACGCAAGACCAGGTTAAAACCCATGGCTAGAACCATGTTATATGCCTTGCGGTTGTTGATTGTCGGGGTGGGTGTCGGTGCGATTGTGGGTACGTTGTTGTCATTCCTAGACCCTGCTAATCGCATTAATTCAGTTATGTCGGTAGCTCAAACTACAACTTCTCAAAAATCATCTCAAAGTTCTAATACAAGCTTATATCTGGCTCAGGAAATTACTCCTTTAAAAAATTCTTTGCAAACTCTCACCACCGCTAATTCTGATTTGATACCAGGGGTGTTTTTATTAGATTTAGATAATGGTGGTTATATAGATATTAATAGTAATATAAGTTTTGCTGCGGCCAGCACGATTAAAATCCCGATTTTGATTGCTTTTTTCCAGGATGTGGATGGGGGTAAAATCCGCCTGGATGAAATGTTGACTTTGCAAAAGGAGATGATTGTCGGGGGTTCGGGAAATATGCAATATCAACCCACAGGCAGCAAATACACGGCTCTTGATGTAGCTACGAAGATGATTACAATTAGCGACAATACAGCCACGAATATGCTGGTCGCTAAATTGGGTGGACAAGAGGCGTTAAATGGGCGTTTTCGCAGTTGGGGACTGATAACGACGATGATTCGTAATCCTCTCCCGGATTTAGAAGGGACTAATACTACTAGTCCGCGAGAATTGGGGAATTTGATCTCGATGGTGAATCAAGGTAATATGGTGAGTATGCGATCGCGTGATTTAATTCTTAATATCATGAGTCGCACTGAACGAGATAATCTTTTACCTGCTGGCTTAGGAAAAGGCGCAAATGCTTATCATAAAACAGGTGACATTGGTACTATGTTGGCAGATGCGGGGTTGATTGATGTCCCGACAGGTAAGCGTTATATTGCCGCTATCATGGTAAAACGTCCCAATAATGATCCTCGCGCTGCAAAATTAATTAGTTCTATTTCTAGCGCTGCTTATCAACATTTTAGCCAAGCTACAGTCACACCCAGCAATCCGACAAATAATCAACCAGTTACTCAACCAATAACTCCACCTATTTCTAATTATCAACCACCTGTTCAACCCTTGATTCAGCAACCTATTCAACCACAGTTGATGAATCCAGCTATGCCTAATGGGATGGTTAATAATATGCCTGTAGGCAGTTATCCACCGCCTGTGATGACTCCACAATTGACTCCGCAATATTATCCACAACATTGA
- a CDS encoding DUF2301 domain-containing membrane protein: MTTQTISPEIYQGQFGEFTITESDRQSVIIYRAGLMIAALCFAIGSGLVLFYPQPAAIAALTPLYTCFSIALGVSLLTIHIYMAFLHRILQVFWIIGSICAFIFGHSDSQAFAITIYNQPLTILGIGFTFAALTGIFFKEGFCFHRLETKILTPLVPLLLLGHLTGILSTPAEPILLATWAIFFLIFAVRKIIQPIPPDIGDKSVFDYLKNQHLAKV, translated from the coding sequence ATGACAACACAAACAATATCACCGGAAATATATCAAGGCCAATTTGGGGAATTTACAATTACCGAGAGCGATCGCCAAAGTGTGATAATTTATCGGGCAGGATTAATGATAGCAGCCCTGTGTTTTGCCATTGGTAGCGGTTTAGTCCTATTCTATCCCCAACCCGCTGCAATTGCCGCCCTGACCCCTCTCTACACCTGTTTTAGTATTGCACTTGGAGTTAGTTTATTAACTATTCATATTTACATGGCATTTTTGCACCGAATTCTCCAAGTTTTTTGGATAATTGGCAGCATTTGTGCCTTTATTTTTGGACATAGTGATAGTCAAGCATTTGCAATTACTATTTATAATCAACCCCTAACCATATTAGGAATTGGTTTTACCTTTGCAGCTTTGACAGGAATTTTTTTCAAAGAAGGTTTTTGTTTCCATCGTTTAGAAACCAAAATCTTAACCCCCCTTGTTCCCTTACTACTATTAGGACATTTAACCGGAATTTTATCAACACCAGCAGAACCGATTTTATTAGCAACTTGGGCAATTTTCTTCTTAATATTTGCTGTGAGAAAAATTATCCAACCCATTCCTCCCGACATTGGCGATAAATCAGTATTTGATTATTTAAAAAATCAACATTTAGCAAAAGTTTAA
- a CDS encoding pyridoxal-phosphate-dependent aminotransferase family protein, protein MDDKLMLMIPGPTPVPEPALLALAKHPIGHRSGEFSSMMAEVTENLKWLHQTASDVLMLNVSGTGAVEAGMINFLSPGDRILVASNGKFGERWVEVGQAFGLNVETVTAEWGQPLDPAQFATKLQADTNKEIKAVIITHSETSTGVINDLEAINRHVKEHGEALIIVDAVTSLGAYNVPVDAWGLDVVASGSQKGYMIPPGLGFVSVSPKAWEAYKTAKLPKYYLDLGKYRKATAKNTTPFTPPVNLMVALHTTLGMMKKEGLESIFTRHERQKNATRAAMKALNLSLFAADECASPAITAVATPGIETDKIRSLMKKRFDIALAGGQDHLSNKIFRIGHLGFVCDRDILSCIASLEVVLPQVGHENFTPGAGIAAAAKVFAS, encoded by the coding sequence ATGGACGATAAATTGATGCTGATGATTCCTGGTCCTACCCCAGTTCCAGAACCTGCTTTACTAGCATTAGCTAAACACCCCATTGGTCACCGCAGCGGTGAATTTAGTAGCATGATGGCAGAGGTGACGGAAAACCTCAAATGGCTACATCAAACCGCCAGTGATGTATTGATGTTAAACGTCAGTGGGACTGGGGCTGTAGAAGCAGGAATGATTAATTTTCTTTCTCCAGGCGATCGCATTTTAGTCGCTTCTAATGGTAAATTCGGGGAACGTTGGGTAGAAGTTGGTCAAGCTTTTGGCTTAAATGTGGAAACAGTTACCGCAGAATGGGGACAACCCTTAGACCCAGCCCAATTTGCAACTAAACTCCAAGCTGATACCAACAAAGAAATCAAAGCTGTCATTATCACCCACAGCGAAACCTCAACAGGTGTCATTAATGACCTAGAAGCTATTAACCGCCACGTTAAAGAACATGGAGAGGCTTTAATTATTGTGGATGCTGTCACCAGTTTAGGGGCTTACAATGTCCCTGTAGACGCTTGGGGTTTGGATGTAGTCGCTTCTGGTTCACAAAAAGGTTACATGATTCCCCCAGGTTTAGGATTTGTCTCTGTCAGTCCTAAAGCTTGGGAGGCTTATAAAACCGCAAAATTGCCTAAGTATTATTTAGATTTAGGTAAATATCGGAAAGCCACTGCTAAAAATACCACTCCCTTTACTCCTCCCGTCAACTTAATGGTGGCACTACATACCACCTTGGGAATGATGAAAAAGGAAGGATTAGAATCCATTTTTACCCGTCATGAACGCCAAAAAAATGCTACTCGTGCGGCTATGAAGGCGTTGAATTTATCTTTGTTTGCTGCTGATGAATGTGCCAGTCCTGCCATTACCGCTGTAGCCACACCAGGCATCGAAACAGATAAAATTCGCTCTTTGATGAAAAAACGGTTTGATATTGCTTTAGCAGGTGGACAAGACCATTTGAGTAATAAAATTTTCCGCATAGGTCATCTGGGTTTTGTGTGCGATAGAGATATTCTTAGCTGTATCGCTTCCCTAGAAGTTGTCCTCCCACAAGTTGGTCATGAAAACTTCACCCCCGGTGCTGGTATAGCAGCAGCAGCAAAAGTTTTTGCCTCATAG
- the truB gene encoding tRNA pseudouridine(55) synthase TruB — MQGFLNLNKPFDWTSHDCVAKVRKLLNMKRVGHAGTLDPKATGVLPIALGKATRLLQYLPGEKAYQATVRLGIQTTTDDLEGEIITSVPCPGLDLENIKTVLSQFIGKIEQIPPSYSAIQVDGQRLYDLARKGEKVEVPVRTVEISQIQVLDWRDGDFPELDLAISCGSGTYIRAIARDLGTILNTGGTLSALIRTESSSFQLQTSLSFTDLATEIENGRFQPISPDAPLQHLKSLNLPTESAKRWCQGQKISLNLDIPDFVRVYETQTNFLGIGKLTNDLLVPQMVFYEYPN; from the coding sequence GTGCAAGGCTTTCTCAATTTAAACAAACCATTTGACTGGACTTCTCATGACTGCGTAGCCAAAGTCCGCAAACTACTGAACATGAAACGAGTCGGACACGCAGGAACTTTAGACCCTAAAGCTACCGGAGTATTACCAATAGCCTTGGGTAAAGCCACCAGATTATTACAATATTTACCAGGAGAAAAGGCTTATCAAGCCACTGTTCGGCTGGGGATACAAACTACTACAGATGATTTAGAAGGGGAAATTATTACCTCTGTACCCTGTCCAGGATTGGATTTGGAGAATATCAAAACCGTCCTTTCCCAGTTTATCGGTAAAATTGAGCAAATCCCCCCCAGCTACAGCGCCATTCAAGTTGATGGCCAACGCTTATATGATTTAGCGCGGAAAGGGGAAAAAGTTGAAGTTCCCGTGCGAACAGTCGAAATTTCCCAAATTCAGGTGTTAGATTGGCGAGATGGAGATTTTCCAGAATTAGATCTAGCCATATCCTGTGGTTCGGGAACATATATTCGTGCGATCGCCCGTGATTTAGGTACAATATTAAACACAGGTGGCACTCTATCTGCCCTAATCCGCACAGAAAGCAGCAGTTTTCAGCTTCAAACCAGTCTCAGCTTCACAGATTTAGCCACCGAAATCGAAAACGGCAGATTTCAACCCATATCCCCAGACGCACCATTACAACACCTAAAATCCCTAAATTTACCAACAGAATCAGCCAAAAGATGGTGTCAAGGTCAAAAAATTTCCCTCAATCTTGATATTCCCGACTTTGTGCGAGTTTATGAAACCCAAACCAATTTTTTAGGAATTGGGAAATTAACCAATGATTTATTAGTTCCCCAAATGGTGTTTTATGAATATCCAAATTAA
- a CDS encoding alpha/beta hydrolase, which translates to MNMFGNWGSTLKRNFLSLILSILLPTFGISDSVMAAEQIHASYSALEISIPISALESYAKYGIINPDLAGYYQYIPKNKLPEVRKILMQPLKISPAVAAQFLDTQQGKFILQRLAELIKTKSHYPKFVSQSLRTALIAAAAEPEGLNLLNLLRKYPQNNIKIDMVSSMKIADELEKMISETEKTISALIQTSKLEAAKISQANLSPFPKLPNQPNLLATKQTTKFFDSSRNRHLSTDIYIPNTQNPAPVIVISHGLGLDSSNFRYLANHLVTNGFAVIIPNHPGSNTQQLQSLIKGNSNQVTHPNEFKDRPLDIKYILDQLESDSQFQHRFNLQQVGIFGQSLGGYTALALAGAKINFQQLKADCDHDKLRNTWNMSLLLQCQALELPNQSGQEYNLQDTRIRAAIAVNPITSSIFGQAGLSQIHTPIMIIGSSEDTVAPALYEQIVPFSWITHPQKYLVMLLGGTHFSTIGNSNPDSTQMALPTDMIGDASQAHDYINALSLPFFQTYIAEKLEYLSYLNAAYAESISSQSLGLNLVQSLDHLKIAPTLGEHFPETNPVKKRLSHTIVHFGFWLLGIGISLLHLI; encoded by the coding sequence ATGAATATGTTTGGTAATTGGGGCAGCACCCTGAAAAGGAATTTCCTATCACTGATTTTATCCATATTGCTGCCAACATTTGGGATAAGTGACTCTGTTATGGCAGCAGAACAAATTCATGCTTCTTATTCAGCACTAGAAATTTCTATCCCCATTAGTGCCTTAGAAAGCTATGCTAAATATGGAATAATTAATCCAGATTTAGCCGGATATTATCAATATATTCCCAAAAACAAACTGCCAGAAGTAAGGAAGATTTTAATGCAGCCGCTGAAAATTAGTCCGGCTGTAGCTGCCCAATTTCTTGACACCCAACAAGGGAAATTTATCTTACAAAGATTAGCAGAATTAATTAAAACTAAATCCCATTATCCAAAATTTGTATCTCAGTCATTACGCACAGCCTTAATTGCCGCTGCGGCTGAACCGGAAGGGTTGAATTTATTAAATTTATTACGTAAATATCCTCAAAATAATATTAAAATTGATATGGTTTCCAGCATGAAAATTGCTGATGAATTGGAGAAAATGATCAGCGAAACTGAAAAAACTATTTCCGCATTAATCCAAACATCAAAATTAGAAGCTGCTAAAATCTCCCAAGCTAATTTGTCACCATTCCCAAAATTGCCAAATCAACCCAATCTTTTAGCAACAAAACAAACAACCAAGTTTTTTGACTCTTCAAGAAATAGACATTTATCCACAGATATATATATTCCTAATACCCAAAATCCTGCCCCTGTAATTGTTATTTCCCATGGCTTAGGTTTGGATAGTAGTAATTTTCGTTATTTAGCAAATCATTTAGTTACAAATGGTTTTGCTGTAATTATTCCCAATCATCCTGGTAGTAATACTCAACAATTACAATCTTTAATTAAGGGTAATAGTAATCAAGTCACGCACCCCAATGAATTTAAAGATAGACCTTTAGATATCAAATATATTTTAGATCAATTAGAGTCAGATTCACAATTTCAGCACCGATTTAACTTACAACAAGTAGGCATATTTGGACAGTCATTAGGAGGTTATACTGCCTTAGCTTTAGCAGGGGCAAAAATTAACTTTCAACAACTAAAGGCAGACTGTGATCACGACAAATTGCGAAATACTTGGAATATGTCTTTACTGTTGCAATGTCAAGCTTTAGAATTGCCCAACCAGTCAGGACAAGAGTACAACTTACAAGATACCAGAATCAGAGCAGCGATCGCTGTTAATCCCATCACCAGTTCTATTTTTGGACAAGCCGGTTTAAGCCAAATTCACACCCCAATCATGATCATTGGTAGTAGTGAAGATACCGTTGCCCCAGCCTTATATGAGCAAATTGTCCCTTTTTCTTGGATTACTCATCCCCAGAAATATTTAGTCATGCTACTTGGTGGTACGCATTTTTCCACCATTGGGAATAGCAATCCTGACAGTACACAAATGGCATTACCAACAGATATGATCGGTGATGCTTCTCAAGCTCATGATTATATCAATGCTTTGAGTTTACCTTTCTTCCAAACCTATATAGCCGAAAAACTAGAATATCTTTCCTATCTTAACGCCGCCTATGCTGAAAGTATTTCTAGTCAGTCTCTCGGTTTAAATCTTGTCCAGTCTCTTGATCATCTCAAAATAGCACCAACTTTAGGTGAGCATTTCCCAGAAACCAACCCCGTTAAAAAAAGACTTTCTCATACCATCGTCCATTTTGGATTTTGGCTGCTGGGTATCGGTATTTCCCTATTGCATTTGATTTAA
- the trpC gene encoding indole-3-glycerol phosphate synthase TrpC: protein MQIRRRSPSPVINISILQYQSAIEGAAPNNILEEIVWQKETEVEKMRERLPLRELQTQALSAPPTRDFVNALRQGKTNPALIAEVKKASPSKGVFREDFDPVAIAQSYQKGGASCLSVLTDVKFFQGSFENLSLVRSAVDLPLLCKDFIIYPYQMYWARIHGADAVLLIAAILNDQDLQYFIKIANNLKMAALIEVHNLAELDRVLALDDVSLVGINNRNLEDFSVDLQTTCQLLTDRGGQLQAKNILVVSESGLHHPEDLSVVKKAGASAVLIGESLVKQPDPQLAIANLFA from the coding sequence ATGCAAATCCGTCGTCGTTCACCTAGCCCAGTTATTAATATTTCTATACTTCAGTATCAATCCGCTATAGAAGGGGCTGCACCAAATAATATTCTAGAAGAAATTGTCTGGCAGAAAGAAACAGAAGTTGAGAAAATGCGAGAAAGGCTACCTTTGCGGGAATTGCAAACACAAGCCCTATCAGCACCACCAACTCGTGATTTTGTTAATGCCTTGCGTCAAGGTAAAACTAATCCGGCTTTGATTGCTGAAGTCAAAAAAGCTTCTCCCAGTAAAGGGGTATTTAGGGAGGATTTTGACCCAGTAGCGATCGCTCAATCTTATCAAAAAGGTGGAGCTAGTTGTCTTTCTGTGCTGACAGATGTTAAATTTTTCCAAGGTAGTTTTGAAAATCTATCCTTAGTCCGTTCAGCGGTAGATTTACCTTTACTGTGCAAGGATTTTATTATCTATCCTTACCAAATGTATTGGGCGCGAATTCATGGAGCAGATGCAGTTTTATTAATAGCAGCAATTCTTAATGATCAAGATTTGCAATACTTTATCAAAATTGCTAATAACTTGAAAATGGCAGCTTTAATAGAAGTGCATAATTTAGCAGAATTAGATCGGGTGTTAGCCTTAGATGATGTTTCTTTAGTCGGGATTAATAATCGCAACTTGGAGGATTTTTCTGTTGATTTACAAACAACTTGTCAATTACTCACAGATAGAGGTGGACAATTACAAGCAAAAAACATTCTTGTGGTCAGCGAATCAGGATTGCATCACCCAGAGGATTTAAGTGTAGTTAAAAAAGCAGGTGCATCCGCTGTACTGATTGGTGAATCCTTGGTAAAACAACCAGATCCTCAATTAGCAATAGCCAATCTCTTTGCTTAA
- the lpdA gene encoding dihydrolipoyl dehydrogenase, whose product MSPGFDYDLVIIGAGVGGHGAALHAISCGQKTAIIEAGDMGGTCVNRGCIPSKALLAASGKVRELRNAHHLKSLGIQIGNVEFERQAIADHANNLVSKIQGDLTNSLKRLGVEIIRGWGKVSGTQKVTIVTDKGEKTITAQNIILSPGSVPFVPPGIEVDGKTVFTSDQGVKLETLPKWVAIIGSGYIGLEFSDVYSALGCEITLIEALSELMPGFDRDIAKLAERVLINPRDIETKVGIYAKKVIPGSPVVIELADFETKEDLEVLEVDACLVATGRVPATQNLGLESVGVELDRRNFIPVNDNMAVLANGEVIPHLWAIGDATGKMMLAHTASAQGIIAVENILGRQKTVDYRSIPAAAFTHPEVSYVGLTETAAHALGLTQGFEVATSKSYFKGNSKALAENDTDGMTKVIYRKDTGEVLGVHIFGPHASDLIHEAAAAIANRQSIQTLAYLVHAHPTLSEVLDEAYKRALVS is encoded by the coding sequence GTGAGTCCTGGATTTGATTACGATTTAGTGATTATCGGCGCTGGTGTGGGTGGTCATGGTGCTGCTTTACACGCTATCAGTTGCGGTCAGAAAACAGCAATTATTGAAGCTGGAGATATGGGAGGAACTTGTGTAAACAGGGGTTGTATTCCTTCTAAGGCATTACTCGCGGCTTCAGGAAAGGTGAGGGAATTACGTAATGCCCATCATCTCAAGTCTTTGGGAATACAGATTGGCAATGTCGAGTTTGAACGGCAAGCGATCGCTGATCATGCTAACAATCTCGTATCCAAAATTCAAGGGGACTTAACCAACAGTCTCAAACGCTTGGGAGTTGAGATTATCCGAGGTTGGGGCAAGGTATCTGGGACACAAAAAGTTACCATCGTCACAGATAAAGGTGAGAAAACCATCACCGCCCAAAATATCATCCTTTCCCCTGGTTCTGTCCCCTTTGTTCCCCCTGGAATTGAAGTAGACGGCAAAACTGTATTTACCAGTGACCAAGGCGTTAAATTAGAAACTCTACCCAAGTGGGTGGCGATTATTGGTAGCGGTTATATCGGCTTAGAATTTTCTGATGTTTACTCGGCTTTAGGTTGTGAAATTACCTTAATTGAAGCCCTCAGTGAGTTAATGCCAGGATTTGATCGGGATATTGCTAAACTGGCAGAACGGGTTTTAATTAACCCCCGCGATATTGAAACCAAAGTCGGTATTTACGCCAAAAAAGTCATTCCTGGTTCACCAGTAGTCATTGAGTTGGCTGACTTTGAAACTAAAGAAGATTTAGAAGTTCTCGAAGTTGACGCTTGTTTAGTCGCTACCGGTCGGGTTCCCGCTACTCAAAATCTTGGTCTAGAATCCGTTGGCGTTGAACTTGACCGCCGCAATTTTATTCCTGTCAATGATAATATGGCGGTATTGGCCAATGGGGAAGTTATCCCCCATCTCTGGGCTATTGGTGATGCTACCGGCAAAATGATGTTAGCTCATACTGCATCTGCCCAAGGGATCATTGCTGTAGAAAATATCTTGGGTCGTCAGAAAACAGTTGACTATCGCAGCATTCCTGCGGCTGCTTTTACCCATCCAGAAGTTAGTTATGTGGGCTTAACAGAAACCGCCGCCCATGCTTTAGGATTAACTCAAGGTTTTGAAGTCGCCACCAGTAAGAGTTACTTTAAAGGTAATTCCAAGGCTTTGGCGGAAAATGATACTGATGGAATGACGAAGGTAATTTATCGCAAAGATACTGGCGAGGTCTTAGGTGTACATATCTTTGGTCCCCACGCCTCGGATTTAATTCACGAAGCCGCAGCCGCTATTGCTAATCGTCAATCTATCCAAACTCTTGCTTACCTGGTTCACGCTCATCCAACGCTTTCAGAAGTTTTAGATGAAGCTTATAAACGGGCATTAGTAAGTTAA
- a CDS encoding IS4 family transposase — protein MGIQKEHHQMLTQFTTEYDLQPIAKHLSTIIKESLASVSSSKCRQGTILVPTFVIWFVILSTIRRDLSYLGIMDWMISGLRWLSCCLPKQLISEGAMSHARVRIGLTVFQLIFKKLTSSLTTLKYDFHKWTTVIFDGSTGTTPDTESNRDKFGKSKCGRGESAFPMLRIVTLISASTRLILDFTYGSSQGKGTGERTLMTKLLAQFNQKNLLFLLDAGLYSFATIFSIRTKECDFLLRVASNVKLPVISDSRLPDGYMARYPDGSYLSEINGKILNLEKSTESHKQWNQESIIVRVIEYQIPGFLPRRLVTSIIDPNISAKELIIHYHCRWEVEISFCEIKTHQCATLKGQMPTIFRSKTSELVEQELYAMLIAYNLLRDLIYQSANEYNKNPLLLSFLESLQLVIDLVQLISHSSLKLREIQHQYLLSLISQSEIDRPRRKRINPRVVKIKMSKFKRKNSSHKSEIRDIEKDLKILPPQAV, from the coding sequence ATGGGAATTCAAAAAGAACATCATCAGATGCTTACTCAGTTTACGACAGAATATGATCTGCAACCAATTGCAAAACATTTATCAACTATTATCAAAGAATCTTTGGCGAGTGTTTCATCAAGTAAATGTCGTCAAGGAACGATTCTAGTACCAACGTTTGTCATTTGGTTTGTAATTCTCTCCACTATCCGTCGTGATTTAAGTTATTTAGGAATAATGGATTGGATGATATCAGGATTGAGGTGGTTATCCTGTTGTCTACCAAAACAACTTATTTCTGAAGGTGCTATGAGTCATGCCAGAGTTCGTATAGGATTAACAGTTTTTCAACTAATATTTAAAAAACTCACTTCTAGTTTGACAACATTGAAATATGACTTTCATAAATGGACTACAGTAATATTTGATGGTTCCACAGGTACGACACCTGATACTGAAAGTAATCGTGATAAATTTGGGAAGTCTAAATGTGGTCGAGGAGAAAGTGCTTTTCCCATGCTGAGAATAGTCACATTAATATCAGCATCAACACGCCTGATCCTAGATTTTACCTATGGTTCGAGCCAAGGTAAAGGAACTGGTGAAAGGACTTTAATGACTAAATTACTGGCACAATTTAACCAGAAAAACTTATTATTTTTATTAGATGCTGGTTTATATTCCTTTGCAACTATTTTTAGTATTCGTACAAAAGAATGCGACTTTTTACTTAGGGTAGCTTCTAATGTTAAACTACCTGTTATCTCTGATTCTCGTTTGCCAGATGGATACATGGCTAGATATCCAGATGGAAGTTATTTATCAGAAATTAATGGCAAAATTCTCAATTTAGAAAAATCTACAGAATCGCATAAACAATGGAATCAGGAAAGTATCATTGTCCGAGTTATTGAATATCAAATTCCTGGTTTTCTCCCTCGTCGTTTAGTTACTAGTATTATTGACCCTAATATTTCTGCCAAAGAATTAATTATTCACTATCATTGCAGATGGGAGGTGGAAATTAGTTTCTGTGAAATAAAAACACATCAATGTGCTACGCTCAAAGGACAAATGCCCACTATTTTTCGGAGCAAAACATCTGAATTAGTCGAACAAGAACTTTATGCTATGTTAATTGCTTATAATCTACTCCGCGATTTAATTTACCAATCTGCTAACGAATATAATAAAAATCCTTTACTCCTTAGTTTTCTTGAATCTTTGCAACTAGTTATAGATTTAGTACAACTCATCAGCCATTCATCCTTAAAATTACGAGAAATTCAACATCAATATTTATTATCATTAATTTCCCAGTCTGAAATTGATCGCCCCCGACGAAAACGTATTAATCCCCGTGTTGTCAAAATTAAAATGTCCAAATTCAAGCGCAAAAACTCTTCCCATAAATCTGAAATCAGAGATATAGAAAAAGACTTGAAAATCCTTCCCCCACAAGCAGTTTGA
- a CDS encoding ribbon-helix-helix domain-containing protein has translation MNIQIKPETEELIQAYIDTGRFENIEDAVNEAFSLLLDRERRLEELRGKIAVGTEQIKNGQVTDGEVVFARLQAKIKLVCVNFITFSPLF, from the coding sequence ATGAATATTCAAATTAAACCTGAAACAGAGGAATTAATACAAGCTTATATTGACACGGGGCGATTTGAAAATATAGAAGATGCAGTAAATGAGGCTTTTAGTTTGCTGCTGGACAGAGAAAGAAGACTGGAGGAACTACGGGGAAAAATAGCGGTAGGAACTGAACAGATTAAGAATGGACAAGTAACAGATGGTGAGGTAGTTTTTGCTAGACTACAAGCAAAAATTAAACTTGTTTGCGTAAATTTTATAACGTTCTCACCATTATTTTAA
- a CDS encoding DUF5340 domain-containing protein, whose product MKPIPLPSPIHYELILQLLERQTMTSLGQNQDLRNQVNQLIITMRKAASQQKRLEESFQSSSLSIDHRWSINHFGDKVDCS is encoded by the coding sequence ATGAAGCCAATTCCTTTACCTTCTCCTATCCATTACGAACTTATACTTCAACTTTTAGAAAGACAAACAATGACTTCTCTGGGTCAAAACCAAGACCTCCGCAATCAAGTTAATCAACTGATTATTACCATGCGAAAAGCTGCATCCCAACAAAAGCGACTAGAAGAAAGTTTTCAATCTTCTTCTCTGAGCATTGATCACCGTTGGTCTATTAATCATTTTGGTGATAAAGTGGATTGCTCCTGA